A genomic stretch from Synergistaceae bacterium includes:
- a CDS encoding TlyA family RNA methyltransferase yields the protein MKDKQRLDKLLPELGLAETRAKAQALIMAGKVRVNDQTVTKAGAMYERGINITVDDVPKWAGRGALKLLRAFEVFGLDVAGKVCADFGASTGGFTDVLLSNGARKVYAVDVGYGQLIWRLASDSRVVVMDRTNARYLTRENFPETIIFAGCDVSFISLKLILPVLDDVADSEAVVLIKPQFEAGRDRISRGVVRDKSIHAEVIDEILSFIREKTRFKVAGLTYSPVRGQEGNIEFLCHITHGGEDKKFAVNDIVDEAHEKTGSD from the coding sequence TACTGCCTGAGCTGGGACTCGCTGAAACACGCGCAAAGGCTCAGGCTCTTATTATGGCCGGAAAAGTCCGGGTGAACGATCAGACCGTAACAAAAGCCGGAGCTATGTATGAGCGCGGGATAAATATCACGGTTGACGATGTGCCGAAATGGGCGGGGCGTGGTGCGCTGAAATTATTGCGGGCGTTCGAGGTTTTCGGGCTTGACGTCGCCGGGAAGGTCTGCGCTGATTTCGGAGCGTCAACAGGAGGATTCACGGACGTATTATTGTCGAACGGTGCGCGGAAAGTCTACGCGGTTGATGTCGGTTACGGCCAATTGATATGGAGGCTTGCGAGTGATTCGCGTGTTGTCGTAATGGACAGGACTAACGCAAGGTATTTGACCCGTGAAAATTTCCCTGAGACGATAATTTTTGCGGGGTGTGATGTCTCGTTCATATCGCTGAAACTGATTCTCCCGGTGCTTGATGATGTGGCTGACTCTGAAGCCGTCGTGTTAATCAAACCTCAATTTGAGGCCGGAAGGGACAGAATTTCGCGGGGGGTAGTCCGGGACAAGTCGATTCATGCAGAAGTTATTGACGAAATATTGAGCTTCATACGGGAAAAAACGCGGTTCAAAGTTGCCGGGCTTACGTATTCGCCTGTAAGAGGGCAGGAAGGGAACATAGAATTTTTGTGCCATATTACGCACGGCGGAGAGGATAAAAAGTTTGCCGTTAATGATATAGTTGACGAGGCGCACGAAAAAACGGGGAGTGATTAA